A window from Methanomassiliicoccus sp. encodes these proteins:
- a CDS encoding type II/IV secretion system ATPase subunit, with amino-acid sequence MQEAEPKETNAESLMPAEADSPKDSNTKDKVRDGYLKFLRRMLPGRASRVRMSTAEVEQRIEWSKGRGSVVTEIPKLDNPALETTEIYPIVEPYSYSRITYNNETSEYFLEALEPRLTSDDEKLLLLIKDTLGRTLGYEWDKLTVLDKREYLVESVESFIRSRGVKVSPLLKKKLNYYILRDFVGYGKMDILMRDNHIEDISCDGVGIPLFVYHRKYGSIKTGLVFDDEDALNSYVVALGQRSGKQISVSSPILDGTSPEGHRIQATYAREVTTRGSTFTIRRFKDTPWTPVDLVRTKTASPEMVAYFWLGVENGESMIICGGTASGKTSTLNSIALFIPPGAKIVTMEDTREINLPHMNWIPGTTRSGVGERGPDGKAPGEIDMYDLMRASLRQRPNYIIVGEVRGKETYTMFQAMATGHTTYSTMHADSVQSMVNRLENQPINCPRILLTALRNVIIQSQVRVGQDLCRRMKQVIEIVGFEPDTNELISNTVYEWDQAADRFVFKGHSFLFDKIMEMKNLTHEEMMNEFDRRVDLIKYMVFREFSDHHKIWELINQYYKDPEKTIKRVRRELQEGGAPNA; translated from the coding sequence ATGCAAGAGGCCGAACCCAAGGAGACCAACGCCGAGAGCCTGATGCCTGCTGAGGCCGACTCCCCTAAGGACAGCAACACCAAGGACAAGGTGCGCGACGGGTACCTGAAGTTCCTGCGACGTATGCTTCCCGGACGGGCCTCCCGGGTGAGGATGTCCACCGCCGAGGTGGAGCAGCGCATCGAGTGGTCCAAGGGCCGCGGGTCGGTGGTCACCGAGATCCCCAAGCTCGACAACCCGGCGCTGGAGACCACCGAGATCTACCCTATCGTGGAACCGTACAGCTACTCCCGCATCACTTACAACAACGAGACCAGCGAGTACTTCCTGGAGGCGCTCGAGCCCAGGCTCACCTCCGACGACGAGAAGCTCCTGCTGCTGATCAAGGACACCCTCGGCCGCACCCTGGGCTACGAGTGGGACAAACTCACCGTGCTGGACAAGAGGGAGTACCTGGTGGAGAGCGTGGAATCGTTCATCCGCAGCCGAGGGGTCAAGGTCAGCCCCCTTCTGAAGAAGAAGCTAAACTACTACATCCTGAGGGACTTCGTCGGCTACGGAAAGATGGACATCCTGATGCGGGACAATCACATCGAGGACATTTCCTGCGACGGCGTGGGCATCCCGCTGTTCGTATACCACCGTAAGTACGGAAGCATCAAGACCGGCCTGGTGTTCGACGACGAGGATGCCCTTAACTCCTACGTGGTCGCGCTGGGGCAGAGATCTGGAAAGCAGATCTCGGTGTCCTCGCCGATCCTTGACGGCACGTCCCCCGAGGGCCACCGTATCCAGGCGACCTACGCCCGAGAGGTCACCACCAGGGGCTCGACCTTCACCATCCGGCGGTTCAAGGACACTCCCTGGACTCCCGTGGACCTGGTGAGGACCAAGACCGCCAGCCCGGAGATGGTGGCCTACTTCTGGCTGGGCGTGGAGAACGGGGAGTCGATGATCATCTGCGGCGGAACCGCCTCCGGAAAGACGTCCACCCTCAACTCCATCGCCCTGTTCATCCCCCCGGGGGCGAAGATCGTCACGATGGAGGATACCAGGGAGATCAACCTCCCGCACATGAACTGGATCCCGGGCACGACGCGTTCGGGCGTCGGCGAGCGCGGACCAGACGGCAAAGCGCCGGGCGAGATCGACATGTACGACCTCATGCGCGCGTCCCTGCGTCAGAGGCCGAACTACATCATCGTCGGTGAGGTCCGAGGCAAGGAGACCTATACGATGTTTCAAGCCATGGCCACCGGCCATACCACTTACTCCACCATGCACGCCGACTCGGTGCAGTCGATGGTCAACAGGCTGGAGAACCAGCCCATCAACTGCCCCCGTATCCTGCTGACCGCCCTGAGGAACGTCATCATCCAATCTCAGGTCCGGGTGGGGCAGGATCTCTGCCGGCGCATGAAGCAGGTCATCGAAATCGTCGGCTTCGAGCCAGACACCAATGAGCTGATATCCAACACGGTGTACGAGTGGGACCAAGCCGCCGACCGCTTCGTGTTCAAGGGCCACAGCTTCCTGTTCGACAAGATCATGGAAATGAAGAATTTGACGCATGAGGAAATGATGAACGAGTTCGACCGCCGGGTCGACCTCATCAAATACATGGTGTTCCGCGAGTTCTCCGATCACCACAAGATCTGGGAGCTCATCAACCAATACTACAAGGACCCGGAGAAGACCATCAAGCGGGTCCGCCGGGAGCTGCAGGAGGGGGGTGCGCCCAATGCCTGA